One window of Quercus robur chromosome 5, dhQueRobu3.1, whole genome shotgun sequence genomic DNA carries:
- the LOC126728471 gene encoding uncharacterized protein LOC126728471, with protein MKGRYRSNSPPPFTLEDLGVTTTFPSPVECPRCQWKKKTGHVLACSPSPLRVELDIQTTIPLGSHLQIQRSGVTLAQLLATPIAPRTYTPPATAPTAKVLETTQATPTAVVAENLARETRARRKRPRGAGQTSTTLNPENSLHDLRDARVNVTGAPTYTYSFSVDRVPLPVIDRVRPWREGHGGKVTESVGKAFLLPEDMKHLAKWDDDSLLLNMKREAIMGYQCSVVIEERY; from the exons ATGA AGGGGAGGTATCGCAGCAACTCCCCTCCTCCTTTCACTCTCGAGGATTTAGGAGTGACCACTACCTTTCCTAGCCCGGTTGAATGCCCTCGTTGCCAATGGAAAAAGAAGACAGGCCACGTTCTAGCTTGTAGTCCTTCTCCACTCCGAGTAGAGCTCGACATTCAAACTACCATTCCGTTGGGGTCACACTTGCAAATTCAAAGGAGTGGGGTCACACTTGCACAACTCTTGGCTACTCCAATTGCTCCAAGGACTTATACTCCTCCAGCCACTGCCCCTACTGCCAAAGTTCTTGAAACTACCCAAGCTACTCCAACTGCCGTAGTAGCAGAAAATCTTGCCCGTGAAACCAGGGCTAGAAGGAAGCGCCCTCGGGGAGCGGGCCAAACTTCAACTACTCTCAACCCAGAAAACTCCCTTCACGACCTTAGGGATGCCCGTGTCAATGTCACGGGGGCTCCTACCTATACATACTCCTTCTCAGTAGACAGAGTTCCCCTTCCTGTGATTGATAGGGTCAGACCATGGAGGGAAGGTCACGGGGGGAAGGTTACTGAGAGTGTTGGCAAGGCTTTCCTGTTGCCTGAGGATATGAAGCATTTGGCTAAATGGGATGATGACTCCCTCCTTCTGAACATGAAAAGAGAAGCCATCATG GGGTATCAATGCTCTGTGGTGATTGAGGAGAGATACTAG
- the LOC126726513 gene encoding factor of DNA methylation 1-like, whose protein sequence is MDYSSEESDISESEINDYIDKPYEELTTGKFKVKGLNGNLRCPFCAGKKKQDYKYKDLLQHASGVGKGSANRSAKQKANHLALAKYLETDLAGEVDQTQRPVLPQPVAPLPKLDDLYVWPWMGIVVNIVCTNENKDILLGSEHWLTRFRKFQPVEILVFPDEKDLMGQAIVKFSNDWRGFMNCAEFEKLFEIEHHGKKEWNAQKTNLGPNCYGWCARADDYDAEGPIGDFLRNKGQLRTVSDIDREAAQSRNNVVADLANEIDITNENLNELQYKYNEKTMSLSRMLEEKDRLHYAFEEETRKLQRLARDNVHRIFEEQEKLNYELETKKRRLDSWSKELNKRETLTELERQKLDEEKKKHDLRNNSLQLASLEQKRADENVLRLVEEQKREKEEALNKILQLEKQLDAKQKLEMEIEEIKGKLQVMKHLGDEDDAAVQKKMEDMSNELQEKVEDLNDVESMNHVLIAKERQSNDELQDARKQLITGLTDMITTRTNIGIKRMGEIDHKAFQDTCKKRFHIEEANLQATKLCSLWQEHLKNPKWHPFKVVEVNGNPQEILDEEDEKLRNLKQEWGVQIYAAVVTALKEMNEYNPSGRYIIPELWNFKEDRKATLKEVISYIVKNIKALKRSKS, encoded by the exons ATGGACTACAGTTCTGAAGAGTCAGATATCAGTGAATCTGAGATCAATGATTACATCGATAAACCATATGAGGAGCTGACAACTGGAAAGTTTAAAGTCAAAGGTTTGAATGGCAACCTTAGATGTCCATTCTGTGCTGGGAAGAAGAAGCAAGATTACAAGTACAAGGACTTGCTTCAACATGCTTCAGGAGTGGGTAAGGGTTCTGCCAACAGATctgcaaaacaaaaggcaaaccACCTTGCCCTGGCAAAGTATTTGGAGACTGATCTAGCAGGTGAAGTGGACCAAACACAACGTCCAGTTTTGCCACAACCTGTTGCTCCACTTCCAAAGCTTGATGATCTGTACGTATGGCCTTGGATGGGCATTGTTGTTAACATTGTATGTACCAATGAGAATAAAGACATTTTACTTGGTTCTGAACACTGGTTGACAAGGTTCAGGAAATTTCAACCGGTGGAAATTCTAGTATTCCCGGATGAGAAGGACCTCATGGGACAGGCCATTGTAAAATTTAGTAATGATTGGAGAGGTTTCATGAATTGTGCTGAATTTGAGAAATTGTTTGAAATTGAGCATCATGGCAAAAAGGAGTGGAATGCACAGAAAACAAATCTTGGCCCTAATTGCTATGGGTGGTGTGCACGTGCTGATGACTATGATGCTGAAGGGCCGATTGGTGATTTCCTTCGCAATAAAGGGCAGTTAAGAACAGTTTCTGACATTGACAGGGAAGCAGCACAAAGCAGAAACAATGTTGTGGCAGACCTGGCCAATGAAATTGATATTACAAATGAAAATCTGAATGAGCTACAGTATAAATACAATGAAAAGACCATGTCCTTAAGTAGGATGCTTGAAGAGAAAGACAGGCTGCACTATGCTTTTGAAGAAG AAACAAGGAAGTTGCAGCGGCTTGCTCGTGATAATGTTCATAGGATAtttgaagaacaagaaaaacTGAATTACGAATTGGAGACCAAGAAGAGGAGACTTGATTCATGGAGCAAAGAATTGAACAAACGTGAAACACTAACTGAGCTTGAGAGACAGAAGCTTGATGAGGAGAAGAAAAAG CATGATCTGAGGAACAATTCACTTCAATTGGCTTCCTTGGAGCAGAAAAGGGCTGACGAGAATGTCTTAAGACTGGTTGAGGAGCAAAAG AGGGAAAAGGAGGAGGCCCTGAATAAGATTCTTCAGTTGGAAAAGCAGTTGGATGCTAAGCAAAAACTGGAGATGGAAATTGAAGAGATAAAAGGGAAACTACAGGTTATGAAGCATCTTGGAGATGAAGATGATGCAGCAGTtcaaaagaagatggaggatatGAGCAATGAACTGCAAGAAAAAGTTGAGGATCTGAATGATGTGGAATCTATGAATCATGTTCTTATTGCTAAAGAGCGACAGAGCAATGATGAGCTACAAGATGCTCGCAAACAGTTAATTACA GGTTTGACAGACATGATTACTACTCGAACGAATATTGGAATAAAGAGAATGGGAGAAATCGATCACAAGGCATTTCAAGATACATGCAAGAAGCGATTTCATATTGAGGAAGCAAATTTGCAAGCCACAAAGCTGTGCTCTTTGTGGCAGGAGCACCTGAAAAATCCAAAATGGCATCCTTTTAAAGTTGTTGAAGTCAATGGGAATCCTCAG GAAATATTggatgaagaagatgagaaatTACGAAATCTTAAACAGGAGTGGGGTGTTCAGATATATGCGGCTGTCGTTACAGCATTGAAAGAGATGAATGAGTATAATCCAAGCGGCCGATACATCATTCCTGAGCTTTGGAACTTCAAAGAAGATAGGAAAGCTACATTAAAGGAGGTGATCAGTTATATAGTGAAGAATATCAAGGCACTTAAGCGCAGCAAATCATGA